A region from the Algoriphagus machipongonensis genome encodes:
- a CDS encoding glutamate-5-semialdehyde dehydrogenase: MIEYQNIFEEVKQNSRKLTRINNDQINFVLHNLAALAVENASFLLQENEKDLQRMDPENPMYDRLLLTEERISSIAGDLVQVSALPSPLHHVLENKILENGLSIEKVTVPLGILGVIYEARPNVTFDVFALALKSGNGLVLKGGSDADHSNRAIMTLIHQVLENHGFPTQAFQLMPPDRSATKGLLEAVGFVDVIIPRGSQGLINFVRENAKVPVIETGAGIVHTYVDESADLEKAKAIILNSKTRRPSVCNSLDCLVIHESRLADLNELLQPLLESEVQVFADEQAFNSLEPNALISKANESHFGTEFLSLKMSIKTVTSLDEALDHIAKYSSKHSEAIVSENQENIQRFLLEVDAAAVYENASTAFTDGAQFGLGAEIGISTQKLHARGPMALKELCSYKWIIKGNGQVRF; encoded by the coding sequence ATGATTGAGTACCAAAATATTTTTGAAGAAGTAAAACAGAACAGTCGGAAACTGACTAGGATCAATAACGATCAAATCAACTTCGTGCTTCACAATTTAGCTGCACTGGCAGTGGAGAATGCCTCCTTTCTATTGCAAGAAAATGAGAAGGATTTGCAGAGAATGGATCCAGAGAATCCAATGTATGATCGCTTACTTTTGACAGAAGAAAGAATTTCATCCATAGCAGGAGATCTTGTTCAAGTGAGTGCGCTCCCCTCTCCTTTGCATCATGTTTTAGAAAACAAGATTTTGGAGAATGGTCTTTCCATAGAAAAAGTCACAGTGCCTTTAGGCATTCTAGGGGTAATCTATGAAGCGAGACCCAATGTTACTTTTGACGTTTTTGCTTTGGCATTAAAATCAGGAAATGGATTGGTTTTAAAGGGAGGATCAGATGCGGATCACTCCAATAGAGCCATTATGACTTTGATCCATCAAGTTTTGGAAAACCACGGATTTCCTACACAGGCTTTTCAATTGATGCCACCTGACCGATCTGCCACTAAAGGGCTTTTAGAAGCAGTGGGCTTTGTGGATGTTATTATCCCTAGAGGTTCCCAGGGGTTAATCAATTTTGTCCGTGAAAATGCCAAAGTTCCAGTAATCGAAACTGGAGCAGGAATCGTACACACCTATGTGGATGAGAGTGCGGACTTAGAAAAGGCCAAAGCAATTATTCTAAACAGTAAAACCCGCCGTCCTAGCGTTTGTAATTCCTTGGATTGTTTGGTGATTCATGAATCTAGACTTGCTGACTTAAACGAACTGCTACAGCCTCTACTGGAAAGTGAAGTTCAAGTTTTTGCGGATGAGCAAGCTTTTAATTCTTTAGAACCGAATGCATTAATCAGTAAGGCAAATGAAAGCCATTTTGGAACAGAGTTTCTAAGTTTAAAGATGTCTATCAAAACTGTGACGTCTTTGGATGAAGCCTTGGATCATATTGCTAAATACTCTTCAAAACACTCAGAGGCTATTGTATCTGAAAACCAGGAAAACATTCAACGATTTTTACTGGAAGTGGATGCTGCAGCTGTATATGAAAACGCTTCTACGGCCTTTACAGATGGAGCCCAATTTGGACTGGGTGCCGAAATAGGAATTAGCACACAGAAGCTTCACGCCAGAGGTCCCATGGCATTAAAAGAACTATGCAGCTACAAGTGGATAATCAAAGGAAATGGGCAAGTGAGGTTTTAA
- a CDS encoding TetR/AcrR family transcriptional regulator — protein sequence MSKSYLKTGRTNQKLETRKEILETAKYFLNNGLDFNLEDIAKKAGISRATVYRYFSNIDILASEAGLDISTKSPDEIIENLNGDDLENNVLEIQDYYNHLALDHEKLFRKYLSIVLDSNNSTPKRGARRKHTLQLVLKDTNFTDEEKEKLSNLLTIFMGIEPLIVTKDVCGLNNKESIELMEWGMKLLFKGLIHDKNK from the coding sequence ATGAGTAAGAGTTATTTAAAAACTGGCAGGACGAATCAAAAATTAGAGACCAGAAAGGAAATTCTGGAGACTGCTAAATATTTTTTGAATAATGGCCTGGATTTCAATCTAGAGGACATTGCAAAAAAAGCTGGCATTTCAAGAGCCACTGTCTATAGGTATTTTTCCAATATCGACATACTGGCATCCGAAGCAGGATTAGATATAAGCACAAAAAGTCCTGACGAAATTATTGAAAATCTAAATGGAGACGATTTAGAAAACAATGTGTTAGAAATTCAAGATTATTATAATCACCTCGCATTAGATCATGAAAAGTTATTTCGAAAATATTTAAGCATCGTTTTAGACTCAAACAATTCTACACCGAAAAGAGGCGCCAGAAGAAAACACACCTTACAATTGGTTTTAAAAGACACCAATTTCACAGATGAAGAGAAAGAAAAACTATCAAATCTTCTAACAATTTTCATGGGGATAGAGCCTCTTATCGTCACAAAAGACGTTTGTGGCTTGAATAACAAGGAATCAATCGAATTAATGGAATGGGGAATGAAATTACTTTTCAAAGGACTTATTCATGACAAGAATAAATGA
- a CDS encoding carbon-nitrogen hydrolase family protein: protein MISSNQLKVALAQISPVWLDKQATLEKVKSKIMDAARENCELIIFGEGLLPGYPFWLAITNGAAWDDPVQKEIHAHYLRNAVQIEKGDLHEVQSLAKTHQISIYLGIIERPLDRGGHSIYCSLVYIDQKGEIKSIHRKLQPTYDERLTWSPGDGHGLRVHQLKEFSVGGLNCWENWMPLARTALYGLGENLHIAVWPGSVRNTENITRMIAQESRSFVISVSSLMSKSDFPASTPQLNKIIENAPDNLADGGSCIAGPDGKWILEPVQYKEGLLIETLDINRVLEERQNFDPVGHYSRPDVLQLKVNRERQSSVKFDQQ from the coding sequence ATGATCTCATCAAATCAACTGAAAGTAGCTCTGGCACAAATCTCTCCTGTATGGCTCGACAAACAGGCTACTTTAGAAAAGGTGAAATCCAAAATCATGGATGCCGCACGGGAAAACTGTGAGTTGATCATTTTTGGTGAAGGACTTTTGCCTGGATATCCATTCTGGCTTGCTATTACGAATGGAGCCGCATGGGATGATCCCGTACAAAAGGAAATCCATGCACATTATCTACGAAATGCTGTTCAAATTGAAAAAGGTGATTTACATGAAGTTCAAAGTCTAGCGAAAACCCATCAGATTTCTATCTATTTAGGAATTATCGAAAGACCCTTGGACAGAGGTGGGCACAGCATTTATTGCTCTTTAGTTTATATCGATCAAAAAGGCGAAATAAAATCCATTCATCGGAAACTCCAGCCTACCTATGATGAACGCCTAACCTGGTCGCCTGGAGATGGGCACGGATTAAGGGTTCACCAATTGAAGGAGTTTAGCGTGGGAGGGTTGAATTGCTGGGAAAACTGGATGCCTTTAGCCCGAACCGCATTGTATGGATTAGGTGAAAACCTACATATCGCAGTTTGGCCAGGCTCCGTAAGGAATACCGAAAACATCACTCGGATGATTGCACAAGAAAGTCGGTCTTTTGTTATTTCTGTTTCAAGTTTAATGAGCAAATCAGATTTCCCTGCCTCCACTCCTCAGCTCAATAAAATCATAGAGAATGCTCCTGATAATTTGGCAGACGGGGGATCATGCATCGCCGGGCCCGATGGGAAATGGATTTTGGAACCGGTGCAATACAAGGAAGGACTTTTGATCGAAACATTGGATATCAACAGGGTTCTAGAAGAACGACAAAATTTTGACCCCGTTGGCCATTACTCTAGGCCTGATGTATTGCAATTGAAAGTTAATCGGGAAAGGCAGTCCTCTGTAAAATTCGATCAACAATGA
- a CDS encoding MFS transporter, translated as MNKAPWYFLLLLILAGESVFILPFVLSRVFRPTVLEVFGLDNFQLGLCFSVYGVVALLSYLFGGPLADKFAPRKLIAIALWMTALGGLLYATFPSYSVLRILYGYWGFTTIFLFWAPMIKATRIWGGSNSQGKAFGFLDGGRGLVGALFGLIGVTVFSLFISSEISETSIVDSKAAFQQVIWASTGIVALVGILVWFFLKLEKQTHEKIILERLTATQVKEVLKLPSVWLLMIVILCAYVGYKITDVFSLYAKDVMLYSQVQAAQIGTLLLFIRPLIGVLIGVLADKSKTTFWLLMGFVISFFGSLLFTTGIITSSASVLFFVSILIVATGVYATRSLYFAVMEKGQIPLKLTGTAVGIVSLIGFTPDIFAGPGIGYLLENSLGAVGHQHVFWMLALFSFIGGLAAWNYHRLVSTI; from the coding sequence ATGAATAAAGCTCCTTGGTACTTCCTGTTATTACTTATTTTGGCCGGAGAGTCTGTTTTTATCCTTCCCTTTGTTCTTTCAAGAGTCTTCAGACCTACAGTTTTGGAAGTGTTTGGTCTGGACAATTTTCAGTTGGGGCTCTGTTTTTCGGTATATGGTGTCGTTGCCTTACTTTCTTATCTCTTTGGAGGTCCATTAGCCGACAAGTTTGCTCCCAGAAAATTAATTGCCATAGCTCTTTGGATGACTGCTTTAGGAGGGTTGCTTTACGCTACATTTCCCAGTTATTCCGTATTAAGAATCCTATATGGATACTGGGGTTTTACCACCATATTTTTATTCTGGGCTCCAATGATCAAGGCTACTAGGATTTGGGGTGGTTCCAATTCACAGGGCAAGGCTTTTGGCTTTTTAGATGGGGGAAGAGGACTGGTAGGTGCGCTATTTGGTTTGATTGGTGTCACGGTATTTTCTTTATTTATTTCATCTGAAATCTCCGAAACTTCAATTGTTGATAGTAAAGCAGCATTCCAACAAGTCATTTGGGCATCTACCGGAATAGTTGCCCTGGTTGGAATATTGGTCTGGTTCTTTTTGAAATTGGAAAAGCAAACTCATGAAAAAATTATCCTGGAAAGATTAACTGCTACCCAAGTCAAAGAAGTATTGAAATTACCTTCCGTGTGGTTACTAATGATTGTTATTCTCTGTGCCTATGTGGGCTATAAAATCACTGATGTATTTTCACTCTACGCAAAAGACGTCATGCTATATAGCCAAGTGCAAGCAGCTCAAATCGGCACATTGTTATTATTTATTCGCCCCTTAATAGGTGTGCTAATTGGAGTATTGGCGGATAAATCAAAAACTACTTTTTGGCTGCTAATGGGCTTTGTTATTTCATTCTTCGGATCCTTATTATTTACAACAGGAATCATCACATCCTCAGCCTCAGTTTTATTCTTTGTCTCGATTTTGATTGTGGCAACTGGAGTTTATGCCACACGCTCGTTATACTTTGCCGTGATGGAGAAAGGACAAATCCCATTGAAACTTACAGGAACTGCGGTTGGCATTGTATCCCTGATAGGCTTTACACCAGATATATTTGCAGGACCTGGTATAGGATACCTATTAGAAAATTCACTTGGGGCTGTTGGACACCAACATGTATTTTGGATGCTGGCTTTATTTTCATTTATAGGAGGACTCGCCGCTTGGAATTACCACCGATTGGTAAGCACTATTTAA
- the purH gene encoding bifunctional phosphoribosylaminoimidazolecarboxamide formyltransferase/IMP cyclohydrolase has product MATKKIESALISVFYKDNLEPIIALLKKHGVKIYSTGGTQKFIEEQGAEVIPVEELTSYPSIFGGRVKTLHPKVFGGILYRRDNEGDVSQAAEFDIPAIDLVIVDLYPFEETVASGASEADIIEKIDIGGISLIRAAAKNFKDVTIIASKDQYTELEEKLAEQDGATTIEDRRYFAAQAFQVSSNYDTHIFNYFNSSENIPALKVSETKSKALRYGENPHQSAHFYGNLEDLFDQLNGKELSYNNLVDVDAAVNLIAEFKGETAFAILKHTNACGVALAPTVKEAYQKAFAADTTSAFGGVLITNQTVDKDAAEEMHSLFFEVLIAPDFTEDALAVLKGKKNRILLKQKMELPGTKMMKTLLNGVIEQDKDLATETKADFTVATKKVPTEEEKDALVFAAKICKHTKSNTIILSNGNQMFSSGVGQTSRVDALQQAIEKAKSFGFDLNGAVMASDAFFPFPDCVEIAHKAGITSVVQPGGSIKDQLSIDYCDENGISMVMTGVRHFKH; this is encoded by the coding sequence ATGGCTACAAAAAAAATTGAATCTGCCCTTATTTCTGTCTTTTATAAAGACAATCTCGAACCAATCATCGCCCTTCTGAAAAAACACGGTGTAAAAATCTATTCCACCGGTGGTACTCAGAAATTTATCGAGGAACAAGGAGCTGAAGTAATCCCAGTAGAAGAATTGACAAGTTATCCGTCCATATTTGGAGGTAGAGTAAAAACTCTTCACCCGAAAGTTTTTGGTGGGATTCTTTATAGAAGAGATAACGAAGGGGATGTTTCTCAGGCTGCTGAATTTGATATTCCTGCCATTGATTTGGTGATTGTGGATTTGTATCCTTTTGAGGAAACAGTTGCTTCAGGAGCTTCTGAAGCTGACATTATCGAAAAAATCGATATTGGCGGTATTTCTTTGATTCGTGCCGCAGCTAAGAATTTCAAAGATGTGACAATCATCGCATCAAAAGATCAATATACTGAGTTAGAGGAAAAATTAGCAGAACAAGACGGAGCTACTACGATAGAAGATCGTCGTTATTTTGCTGCTCAAGCATTCCAGGTTTCTTCAAACTACGATACTCACATTTTCAATTACTTCAATAGCAGTGAAAACATTCCTGCATTGAAAGTTTCAGAAACCAAATCAAAAGCACTTCGCTACGGAGAGAATCCTCATCAATCTGCTCATTTCTATGGCAACCTGGAGGATCTATTCGATCAGTTAAACGGAAAAGAGCTTTCTTACAACAACTTGGTAGACGTAGATGCAGCTGTAAACTTGATTGCTGAATTCAAGGGAGAAACTGCTTTTGCAATTTTAAAACATACCAATGCCTGTGGCGTTGCTTTGGCTCCTACAGTTAAAGAAGCCTATCAGAAAGCTTTCGCTGCAGATACGACTTCCGCTTTTGGCGGAGTTTTGATCACTAATCAAACGGTAGATAAGGATGCTGCAGAAGAAATGCATTCTCTTTTCTTTGAGGTATTGATTGCTCCTGACTTTACAGAAGATGCTTTGGCGGTATTAAAAGGAAAGAAAAACAGAATTTTGCTTAAGCAAAAAATGGAACTTCCTGGTACCAAGATGATGAAGACGCTATTGAATGGAGTGATTGAACAAGACAAAGATCTGGCTACTGAAACTAAGGCAGACTTCACAGTTGCTACTAAAAAAGTGCCAACTGAAGAAGAAAAAGACGCTTTGGTATTCGCTGCGAAAATCTGTAAACACACCAAATCAAACACCATTATCCTTAGTAACGGAAACCAGATGTTTTCTTCTGGTGTGGGGCAAACTTCAAGAGTTGATGCATTGCAACAAGCCATTGAAAAGGCAAAGTCCTTTGGCTTTGATCTAAATGGAGCAGTAATGGCATCTGATGCATTCTTCCCATTTCCAGACTGTGTAGAGATCGCTCATAAAGCTGGTATCACATCAGTTGTTCAGCCAGGCGGTTCTATCAAAGATCAGTTGAGTATTGACTACTGTGATGAAAATGGAATATCGATGGTGATGACCGGAGTAAGACACTTTAAGCATTAA
- the proB gene encoding glutamate 5-kinase, with protein sequence MLDSKLLVIKIGSNVLTQENGFPDLLRMEKLVSQISRLIAAGKKVVLVSSGAVAFGRKAIPLPDKLNPVLKKQIWASTGQIRIINHYQKLFEKQQLEIAQVLVTKEDFRDRKHFLNMKNCVQALLSQGILPIINENDTVTITELMFTDNDELAGLTAAMINADTLLLLTNVDGIYTGNPADPASKLIEKVASKMPEVSNYISASKSSFGRGGMLTKYAMAKKSADLGIQVVIANGNKENVLDHFANKTLECTWFEPKKAKQGVKKWLAHGTEYYKGEIIVNEGAKNSLHSEVIRSLLPIGILSLNGEFVKGDILLIKDEKGHKVGLGRAEYSSKLAKERIGQKNQKALIHYDYLYIFDHD encoded by the coding sequence ATGCTGGACAGCAAATTACTTGTCATCAAAATAGGCTCAAATGTGTTAACTCAGGAAAATGGTTTTCCAGATTTGCTGAGAATGGAAAAACTGGTTTCACAAATTAGTAGGCTTATTGCTGCTGGAAAAAAAGTAGTATTAGTCAGCTCGGGAGCAGTTGCTTTTGGCAGAAAAGCCATCCCTCTTCCAGACAAACTCAACCCTGTTCTTAAAAAACAAATTTGGGCCTCCACAGGACAAATCCGAATTATCAATCATTACCAGAAGCTATTCGAAAAACAACAACTGGAGATAGCTCAGGTTTTAGTGACCAAAGAAGACTTTAGAGATAGAAAGCATTTTCTAAATATGAAAAACTGCGTTCAGGCCCTCCTATCTCAAGGCATCTTACCCATCATCAATGAAAATGACACGGTTACAATTACCGAACTGATGTTTACAGACAATGATGAATTAGCCGGTCTTACCGCAGCAATGATTAATGCAGACACCCTGCTTTTATTAACAAACGTCGATGGAATCTATACCGGAAATCCCGCTGATCCAGCATCAAAACTTATCGAAAAGGTAGCCTCCAAAATGCCTGAGGTCAGCAATTACATTTCAGCTTCCAAATCTTCCTTTGGGAGAGGGGGCATGCTGACTAAATATGCAATGGCAAAGAAATCTGCGGACTTAGGAATTCAGGTCGTTATTGCAAATGGAAATAAAGAGAATGTTTTAGATCACTTTGCAAATAAAACACTTGAGTGCACATGGTTTGAACCGAAAAAAGCAAAGCAGGGAGTTAAAAAATGGCTTGCTCACGGAACTGAATATTACAAAGGAGAGATTATAGTAAATGAAGGTGCCAAAAATTCTCTTCATTCGGAGGTAATACGCAGCCTCCTACCCATTGGCATACTTAGTTTGAATGGAGAGTTTGTCAAAGGAGACATTTTATTGATTAAAGATGAAAAGGGACATAAAGTTGGCCTGGGAAGGGCTGAGTATTCAAGCAAATTAGCCAAGGAAAGAATCGGGCAAAAAAACCAGAAAGCATTAATTCACTACGATTACCTCTATATTTTCGACCATGATTGA
- a CDS encoding geranylgeranylglycerol-phosphate geranylgeranyltransferase, whose protein sequence is MLTTKKERTVSIKGLFRISRPINLLMVAFAQIMTAYFLVRTTSDGTPVLLDYHLYLMVFSTVIIAAAGYMINDYYDVKIDYVNKPHEVIVGKGIKRRVVLFLHSILNFTGIAMGLFVSPKVALVNFTAAFLLWLYSNQLKREPLIGNLTVAILTGISIYMIAFYYQKSELLILTYAIFAFFLNLIREIIKDIEDRQGDRKHGCRTLPIVIGFRRTKSVIFLIAGIFVCAILIVTFKLNRPLIFYYFGTLGIFFTFFMFKIYQADRKDQFTKLSSFAKILMLVGTLSMGFL, encoded by the coding sequence ATGTTAACCACCAAAAAAGAAAGAACTGTCTCTATCAAGGGGTTATTTCGGATCAGCAGGCCTATTAATCTGCTGATGGTGGCGTTCGCACAGATAATGACTGCCTATTTTTTGGTGCGTACTACTTCAGATGGCACTCCTGTTTTATTGGATTATCACCTTTATTTGATGGTATTTTCCACGGTGATCATCGCTGCTGCAGGTTACATGATCAATGATTATTATGATGTGAAAATTGATTATGTAAACAAACCTCATGAAGTCATCGTGGGGAAAGGAATCAAAAGAAGAGTGGTGTTATTCCTCCACTCCATTCTAAATTTCACCGGCATCGCCATGGGCCTCTTTGTCTCTCCAAAAGTAGCTCTGGTAAATTTCACAGCTGCTTTTTTACTCTGGCTATATAGCAATCAGCTCAAAAGAGAACCCCTTATTGGAAATCTAACGGTGGCAATCCTGACAGGAATTAGCATCTATATGATCGCATTTTATTACCAGAAGTCAGAATTACTCATCCTTACCTATGCCATCTTTGCTTTTTTTCTCAACCTAATTCGGGAAATCATAAAAGACATTGAGGACCGACAAGGGGACAGAAAACATGGCTGTAGAACTCTCCCCATAGTCATTGGTTTTCGAAGGACTAAAAGCGTCATTTTTCTGATTGCTGGAATATTTGTTTGTGCTATTCTGATTGTCACTTTTAAATTAAACCGCCCTTTGATCTTTTACTATTTTGGGACACTAGGAATATTCTTCACCTTTTTCATGTTTAAAATTTATCAAGCTGACCGAAAAGACCAATTCACCAAACTGAGCTCTTTTGCAAAAATCTTGATGCTAGTAGGCACGTTAAGCATGGGCTTCCTGTAA
- a CDS encoding Gfo/Idh/MocA family protein yields MKSESRNSRRDFLAKSGSLLAGSLFIHPISEALNLRTNQDEKLRIAMVGTGIRGTTMYGRDVMRVYKDQVEFVGLCDINEGRVRYAKDFIGVECPVYTDCDEMISVAKPDVLIVTTMDSTHSDFIVKGLNSGLNVITEKPMTTDEFKCQSILDAERKSGKKVIVTFNYRYSPHRQKIYEMLRAGEIGDITSVDFHWYLNTSHGADYFRRWHGYRDKSGTLLVHKSTHHFDLLNWWLNSDPEEVYAYGELEFYGKNGPYRGETCRSCVHKDKCDFYWDVTKSQHLTKLYVDNEEYDGYHRDGCVFREDIDIYDKMAVQIRYKNKVQVSYSLTTYSPYEGYRIAFNGTKGRLEAWIKESQPWEVEPQDEIRLTKNFGETEMIVVPHGGGGHGGGDTRLKDKLFKDPMMADPYRQSAGSRDGAMSILVGIAARNSIESGKPVKVQDLTDIPLKESGRGA; encoded by the coding sequence ATGAAATCAGAATCAAGAAATTCCAGAAGAGATTTTCTAGCAAAAAGTGGAAGTCTACTTGCGGGATCACTTTTTATTCACCCGATTAGTGAAGCCTTAAACCTAAGAACAAATCAAGATGAGAAGTTGAGAATAGCCATGGTTGGAACTGGTATTAGAGGCACCACCATGTATGGGAGAGATGTGATGCGAGTTTACAAAGATCAGGTAGAGTTTGTGGGGCTTTGCGATATTAACGAAGGAAGGGTGCGTTATGCTAAGGATTTTATAGGAGTTGAATGTCCAGTATATACCGATTGTGATGAAATGATTAGTGTTGCAAAACCGGATGTGTTGATTGTCACAACAATGGATAGTACACATAGTGATTTTATCGTAAAAGGTCTCAATTCAGGCTTAAATGTGATCACGGAAAAACCAATGACTACTGATGAATTTAAATGTCAAAGCATTTTAGATGCTGAGCGAAAATCAGGAAAGAAAGTCATTGTTACATTCAATTATCGATATTCTCCCCATAGACAGAAAATCTATGAAATGCTTCGTGCTGGAGAAATAGGAGATATTACATCGGTAGATTTTCATTGGTATCTCAATACTTCCCATGGGGCTGATTACTTCAGAAGATGGCATGGCTATCGAGATAAAAGTGGAACCTTGTTGGTCCATAAATCAACTCACCATTTTGACTTGTTGAATTGGTGGCTGAATTCTGATCCTGAAGAAGTGTATGCTTATGGAGAATTAGAGTTTTATGGTAAAAATGGTCCATACAGGGGAGAAACCTGTAGAAGCTGTGTTCATAAAGATAAATGCGATTTTTATTGGGATGTCACCAAAAGTCAGCATCTAACCAAACTCTATGTAGATAATGAAGAGTATGATGGATACCATCGAGATGGCTGTGTATTCAGAGAAGATATTGACATTTATGATAAAATGGCGGTACAAATCCGCTATAAAAATAAAGTTCAGGTCAGCTATTCCTTGACTACATATTCTCCTTATGAGGGGTATAGAATTGCCTTTAATGGAACTAAAGGAAGGTTAGAGGCTTGGATTAAAGAAAGCCAGCCTTGGGAGGTAGAGCCTCAGGATGAAATCCGATTAACAAAGAATTTTGGAGAGACTGAAATGATTGTGGTGCCTCACGGTGGTGGTGGCCATGGTGGAGGCGATACACGTCTTAAAGATAAGCTTTTCAAAGACCCTATGATGGCAGATCCCTACCGACAGTCTGCGGGCTCTAGAGATGGTGCTATGTCGATCTTAGTAGGAATTGCGGCAAGGAATAGTATTGAATCTGGAAAGCCTGTGAAAGTACAGGATTTGACAGATATACCCTTAAAAGAGTCCGGAAGAGGAGCTTGA
- a CDS encoding cupin domain-containing protein → MESNNTKWVLGHKITSYDTSGDYDLMMAETPAQVPGPPPHLHNRLKESFLIVEGEMEFFINGEVKNVKAGESVDIPPNTLHTFSNKSDKPCKWINIHSPKGFRSFFDQMGIPENEENAIEKSVAPEIIGKVMSTAAQYDMIIKV, encoded by the coding sequence ATGGAATCAAACAATACAAAATGGGTCCTTGGCCATAAAATCACCTCTTATGATACTTCTGGCGACTATGATTTGATGATGGCAGAAACTCCTGCACAGGTACCAGGTCCTCCCCCACATTTACATAATAGGTTAAAAGAGTCCTTCTTAATAGTAGAAGGGGAAATGGAATTTTTTATAAATGGAGAGGTTAAAAACGTTAAGGCAGGGGAGTCTGTAGATATTCCACCTAATACTTTACACACATTTTCAAACAAAAGCGATAAGCCTTGCAAATGGATAAATATTCATAGCCCAAAAGGTTTCAGATCATTTTTTGATCAGATGGGGATTCCTGAAAATGAAGAGAACGCGATTGAGAAATCAGTTGCCCCAGAAATTATTGGCAAAGTAATGTCAACAGCCGCTCAGTATGATATGATCATCAAGGTTTAA
- the purN gene encoding phosphoribosylglycinamide formyltransferase yields the protein MIRLAILASGSGSNAEKIMEHFQTSSKAEVALVASNKAEAFVLERAKKFNVPTFTFSRKEMDAGILLEKLKEEKIDWVILAGFLLKIPVELTRAFPDRMVNIHPALLPKYGGKGMYGSHVHEAVKAAGEKETGITIHLVNENYDEGRIVFQASVALDDLDTPESIAAKVHMLEHRHFPLVIEELLTQSST from the coding sequence TTGATACGTCTAGCCATTCTTGCATCCGGAAGTGGTTCTAATGCAGAAAAAATCATGGAACATTTCCAAACCTCAAGTAAAGCTGAGGTTGCATTAGTCGCTTCCAATAAAGCTGAGGCTTTTGTTTTAGAGCGGGCAAAGAAATTTAATGTTCCCACTTTTACTTTTTCGCGTAAAGAAATGGATGCTGGAATCTTGCTTGAGAAATTAAAAGAAGAAAAGATTGACTGGGTGATTTTAGCAGGTTTTCTACTTAAAATCCCAGTAGAACTGACACGTGCTTTCCCAGACAGAATGGTTAATATCCATCCTGCGCTCTTACCAAAATATGGGGGAAAAGGAATGTATGGATCACATGTTCATGAGGCGGTAAAAGCGGCAGGAGAAAAAGAAACTGGGATAACTATCCATCTGGTGAACGAAAATTACGACGAAGGAAGAATCGTTTTTCAGGCCTCTGTAGCATTAGATGACTTAGACACTCCTGAAAGCATTGCAGCCAAGGTTCATATGCTGGAACATAGGCATTTCCCCTTAGTGATTGAAGAATTATTAACTCAATCAAGTACTTAG